The following is a genomic window from Paenibacillus thiaminolyticus.
CGTTATTCTCGTTCTACCATGTGCCGGCAATACATGATTACGTGATGACGCATTACGCGGTTCATGTCGTCTATTATATTGTTCTGTTCATCGCGTCCATGATCATGTGGTGGCCAATTGTCGTGCCGGTCCCGGAGTGGGTTATTCTGAGCGACGTCAAGAAAATGGGCTATATTTTCTTGAACGGCATGCTGATTACGCCAGCGTGCGCGCTTATTATTTTTGCGAGCGAGCCATTGTATGCGACTTATGTGGACAAGGAAACGTGGATCCAAGCGATGGGTTACTGCCTTACCGGCGATCCGAGCAAGCTGCTGGCCGCTTTTGACGGCCCTGAATTTTTCAACTGGTTCTCGCCGGAGGAGGATCAGCAGCTCGGAGGCGTCATTATGAAGCTGGTGCAAGAGATTATGTTCGGCTGCATTCTGTATTATGTCTTCATTCATTGGTACCGTAGAGAAAGCAAAGAGGATGACGATATTGTGGACACTCTTCCGGATGGGCAGCTCCATTCATAGAATTGGTTTATAAT
Proteins encoded in this region:
- the ctaG gene encoding cytochrome c oxidase assembly factor CtaG, which produces MLELTKYFSPYDVWSPLFLVSSVLIIILYLGITGPYRRVFAQVDPVPIPKKLMFINGVLLLYLAQGGPLNIMSHMMLTFHMLMMAITYIIVPPLILLGVPAWLWKYLLDRKPLRWLKGFMHPILMAVLFNALFSFYHVPAIHDYVMTHYAVHVVYYIVLFIASMIMWWPIVVPVPEWVILSDVKKMGYIFLNGMLITPACALIIFASEPLYATYVDKETWIQAMGYCLTGDPSKLLAAFDGPEFFNWFSPEEDQQLGGVIMKLVQEIMFGCILYYVFIHWYRRESKEDDDIVDTLPDGQLHS